The following are encoded in a window of Pseudalgibacter alginicilyticus genomic DNA:
- a CDS encoding PA0069 family radical SAM protein, with amino-acid sequence MNPKSTIKGRGAQQHVPNRFFELSHEMRDDFLEFCKKEGEVSDKNKTLYLEVFPKTIVNKVESPDIGMSYSMNAYQGCEHGCVYCYARNSHEFWGYSAGLDFERRIMVKKEAPKLLEALLKKKTWKACPIVMSGNTDCYQPAEKQFEITRKCLEVFLKYKHPVSIITKNALILRDLDILKKLVVDNLICVNISITTLSEETRRILEPRTTTIKKRLETVRVLSENGIPVNVMLAPIIPSINSHEILPLAKAVSEHGAVSIAYTIVRLNGAIGAIFTDWIHKRMPDRAAKVLHQIESCHGGTLNDSRFGTRMRGEGKIADQIDTLARLAHNRYFKNKKIPKLNVDLHEPFKNGQLKLF; translated from the coding sequence ATGAACCCAAAATCTACCATAAAAGGAAGAGGTGCGCAACAACATGTACCCAATCGTTTTTTCGAATTAAGTCATGAAATGCGAGATGATTTTCTTGAATTTTGTAAAAAAGAAGGGGAAGTAAGCGATAAAAACAAAACACTTTATTTAGAAGTGTTTCCAAAAACAATTGTCAATAAAGTAGAGAGTCCAGATATTGGTATGAGCTATTCTATGAATGCATATCAAGGTTGTGAACATGGTTGTGTTTATTGTTATGCTAGAAATAGTCATGAATTTTGGGGCTATAGTGCAGGCTTAGATTTTGAGCGACGGATTATGGTGAAAAAAGAAGCACCTAAGCTTTTAGAAGCTTTATTAAAGAAAAAAACCTGGAAAGCTTGCCCTATTGTTATGTCTGGAAATACCGATTGCTACCAGCCTGCAGAAAAGCAATTTGAAATAACTCGAAAGTGTTTAGAGGTTTTTTTAAAATACAAGCACCCAGTATCAATTATTACAAAAAATGCGTTGATTTTACGTGATTTAGATATATTGAAAAAGTTGGTTGTAGATAATTTAATTTGTGTAAATATTTCTATAACCACATTATCTGAAGAAACCAGGCGTATTTTAGAACCTAGAACTACCACTATAAAAAAACGACTTGAAACAGTTAGAGTTTTGAGTGAAAACGGTATTCCTGTTAATGTTATGTTGGCACCGATTATTCCATCCATAAATAGCCATGAAATATTACCTTTAGCAAAAGCTGTATCCGAACATGGTGCAGTATCTATAGCGTATACCATTGTAAGGCTTAATGGTGCTATTGGTGCTATATTTACAGATTGGATACATAAAAGAATGCCAGATAGAGCAGCTAAAGTATTACACCAAATAGAAAGTTGCCATGGTGGAACATTAAATGATTCGCGTTTTGGTACTCGCATGCGTGGTGAAGGCAAAATTGCAGATCAAATCGATACCTTAGCCAGATTAGCTCATAATAGGTATTTTAAAAATAAGAAAATACCCAAATTAAATGTGGACTTGCATGAGCCTTTTAAAAATGGGCAATTGAAATTATTTTAA
- a CDS encoding T9SS type A sorting domain-containing protein yields MMKKLLQNLMSTILFVSTTVAFGQASFNFINKPAEFHPDGTLAATEPMVFEFSNVPNDADNLISLRFYLYPNGLSTIDTAGNPIDDGVNWTGGDDKMNLLMGLLNDADVNNGFYKTETVDNGDGTFTKTYTVFNVSNDGTNDTYKNGGIVDGAHYAPIIRVIHANGQPRYNNSGQLGMGNGNNPLIVDQATLDQSPDIIATHFAFSYYPPEENDTTGNGEFPHITANASIDLVGSGGDIEYQILTFNPVSKQATNADPFTVSATSSSGLTDITYSVESGPATINGNIVTLTGTVGTVTLKAAQAGNENYYPAQTFLQFEVIDLSTFSPIVSTRLTEDYPIEMPAFYAYPIYVTSEIEEADFITINSIEITVDGTAIPVVSENNLHYALWTPDTYGSHIINITAYGSNGVNTTITKTIEVTDVIATQNVQTIKDAIIEINSTIRQWHYGTYTMPQHIGSYDQIIGNLLVECPSISGGCDDWDRRAFIDVMGPDGNWIQIIRYITPYGVGCNHTIDLTDYASLLQGEVEFRMYIDTWGTGGWQISLDFDFHQGTPQYLYSNVDELWDGSWDLGNPNDLQPVPIANYTYNNNVLSSHLRLSTTGHGWGSNNSQNAAEFYNATNYIDVDGVLNYTQNLWNNCDPNPDNCTGQRGTWYHSRAGWCPGAIAHPDIVDMTSHIVNGTVDFSYRFDPTYIDFCHPNNPECITGVTCSDCNDAYKAQYYIDAQLINFSNTPLIQGTLDIEEINNVADYKLQAYPNPSNGIFKISTSATIGKSVMQIVTISGEVLKTYYFDSAEELNNYTFNLSSIAKGLYFVSIENNAGQGNLKLIMK; encoded by the coding sequence ATGATGAAAAAATTACTCCAAAATTTAATGTCAACGATTTTATTCGTTTCAACAACTGTAGCTTTTGGCCAAGCAAGCTTTAATTTCATAAATAAACCTGCAGAATTTCATCCTGATGGAACTTTAGCTGCCACTGAGCCAATGGTTTTTGAATTTAGCAATGTACCCAATGATGCAGACAACCTTATAAGTTTAAGATTTTACTTATATCCAAACGGCCTTTCTACTATAGATACGGCTGGTAATCCAATTGATGATGGTGTAAACTGGACAGGAGGTGATGATAAAATGAATTTGCTTATGGGACTATTAAATGATGCCGATGTAAATAATGGATTTTACAAAACTGAAACGGTAGATAATGGAGATGGGACATTTACAAAAACATATACCGTTTTTAATGTTTCCAATGATGGTACTAATGATACTTATAAAAATGGAGGAATTGTGGATGGCGCACATTATGCTCCTATAATAAGAGTCATTCATGCTAATGGACAACCGAGATATAATAATTCGGGACAATTAGGAATGGGGAATGGCAATAACCCGCTTATCGTTGATCAAGCAACTTTAGATCAAAGTCCAGATATTATAGCAACTCATTTTGCCTTTTCATATTATCCACCAGAAGAAAATGACACTACTGGTAATGGTGAATTTCCACATATTACAGCTAACGCTTCCATTGATTTAGTTGGAAGTGGAGGAGACATAGAATATCAAATCTTAACATTTAACCCTGTATCAAAACAAGCCACAAATGCCGATCCATTTACGGTATCTGCTACGTCCAGTTCAGGACTCACAGATATAACCTATAGTGTTGAATCAGGACCGGCAACCATCAATGGCAATATAGTAACTTTGACTGGTACTGTTGGCACTGTAACCTTAAAAGCAGCACAAGCAGGAAATGAAAATTATTACCCTGCACAGACTTTTTTACAATTTGAGGTTATAGATCTTAGCACTTTTTCACCTATTGTTTCAACACGACTTACAGAAGATTACCCAATAGAAATGCCTGCATTTTATGCCTACCCTATTTATGTAACATCTGAGATAGAAGAAGCTGATTTTATTACGATAAATAGTATAGAGATTACAGTAGATGGCACAGCAATTCCAGTAGTTAGTGAAAACAACTTACACTACGCACTATGGACTCCAGATACTTATGGATCACATATAATAAATATAACTGCTTACGGTTCTAATGGCGTAAATACCACTATAACAAAAACTATTGAAGTTACCGATGTTATAGCCACACAAAATGTGCAAACAATTAAAGACGCAATAATAGAAATTAATAGCACAATTCGTCAATGGCATTATGGAACCTATACAATGCCACAACACATAGGAAGTTACGACCAAATTATTGGAAATTTACTGGTTGAATGCCCTTCTATCTCAGGAGGATGTGATGATTGGGATCGTAGAGCTTTTATTGATGTTATGGGACCTGATGGCAACTGGATTCAAATTATTCGCTATATAACTCCATATGGAGTAGGGTGTAATCATACTATTGATTTAACAGACTATGCAAGTCTGCTTCAAGGTGAAGTAGAATTTAGAATGTATATTGATACCTGGGGAACTGGAGGTTGGCAAATATCCTTAGACTTTGATTTTCACCAAGGCACACCTCAATATCTATATTCTAATGTAGATGAATTATGGGACGGATCATGGGATTTAGGTAATCCTAATGACCTTCAACCTGTTCCTATTGCAAACTATACATATAATAATAATGTATTGAGTTCTCACCTACGTTTATCTACTACTGGACATGGTTGGGGAAGTAATAATTCTCAAAATGCTGCTGAATTTTATAATGCCACCAATTATATTGATGTAGATGGAGTACTAAATTACACTCAAAACTTGTGGAACAACTGCGACCCTAACCCAGATAATTGTACTGGACAACGAGGCACATGGTATCATAGCAGAGCTGGATGGTGTCCTGGTGCTATTGCTCATCCAGATATTGTTGATATGACCTCTCACATTGTCAATGGTACTGTTGATTTTAGTTATCGATTTGATCCAACTTATATTGACTTTTGCCATCCTAATAACCCTGAATGTATCACAGGTGTTACTTGTTCCGATTGTAATGATGCTTACAAAGCACAGTATTATATTGATGCACAACTTATTAACTTTAGCAACACACCATTAATACAAGGAACATTAGACATTGAAGAAATCAATAATGTAGCAGATTACAAATTACAAGCATACCCAAACCCTTCCAATGGAATCTTTAAAATATCAACTTCAGCAACTATTGGTAAATCAGTAATGCAAATAGTCACTATTTCTGGAGAAGTTTTAAAAACTTATTATTTTGATTCCGCTGAAGAATTAAACAACTATACATTCAATTTATCTTCTATAGCTAAAGGCCTATATTTTGTATCTATAGAAAATAATGCAGGACAAGGTAATTTAAAGCTTATAATGAAATAA
- a CDS encoding LamG-like jellyroll fold domain-containing protein: MKTKITFLKTMLFILAIMASINLQAQDSEALLHLQFENNLNAGGSGNYTVQVHDPNNYGSVVKYGSNSKEGSYCLDWSLFDVASTPPSPDYYFVNNNDPVDIRTTTNSSIDGSEARTVTAWVLLNSNPTNKPTLAILNLGNPAASASIDPYGRCTFQINVNPENLVLGLAGGAVNYNFSSATIVDDSWHHVAYTYPSDGTLADVKMYVDGVQVTTDGGGDNSSMKINTTEDLIYIGSKGDYKLKWWWGGAMDDVRLYDFELSGSQIASVYNGAYLNINDVAFGENELKAYPNAVEDFLHLETLNNDSLEVNIFDLTGKMVTRTGGNTINMSNLNSGLYIVKVREGNKVANLKIVKK; this comes from the coding sequence ATGAAAACAAAAATTACTTTTTTAAAAACAATGCTTTTTATTCTTGCTATTATGGCAAGTATAAATTTACAAGCACAAGATTCTGAAGCCCTTCTACATTTACAATTTGAAAACAATTTAAATGCAGGAGGAAGCGGCAATTACACTGTTCAAGTTCACGACCCAAATAATTATGGTAGCGTGGTAAAGTATGGTAGTAATTCTAAAGAAGGGAGCTACTGTTTAGACTGGAGCTTATTTGATGTTGCTTCAACACCGCCAAGTCCTGATTATTATTTTGTAAACAATAATGATCCAGTTGATATTCGTACTACTACTAACTCAAGTATTGATGGTAGTGAAGCTCGTACAGTTACAGCTTGGGTATTATTAAACTCTAATCCTACAAATAAACCAACATTAGCGATATTGAATTTAGGAAATCCTGCTGCTTCAGCAAGTATTGATCCTTATGGCAGATGTACTTTTCAAATAAATGTTAACCCAGAAAACCTTGTGTTAGGATTAGCAGGTGGTGCGGTTAATTATAATTTTTCATCAGCTACAATAGTAGATGATTCATGGCATCACGTGGCATATACCTATCCTTCTGATGGAACATTAGCAGATGTTAAAATGTATGTAGATGGTGTTCAGGTAACTACAGATGGTGGGGGTGACAATAGTAGTATGAAAATTAATACAACTGAGGATTTAATTTATATAGGTTCTAAAGGTGATTATAAACTTAAATGGTGGTGGGGCGGTGCCATGGACGATGTTAGACTTTATGATTTTGAACTTTCAGGATCACAAATAGCATCAGTTTACAATGGCGCTTATCTAAACATAAATGATGTAGCTTTTGGAGAAAATGAACTTAAAGCATACCCAAATGCAGTAGAAGACTTTTTACATCTCGAAACTTTAAATAATGACTCATTAGAAGTTAATATATTTGATTTAACAGGTAAAATGGTTACACGAACTGGCGGAAACACTATAAACATGAGTAATTTAAACTCTGGGTTATATATTGTTAAAGTTAGAGAAGGTAATAAAGTAGCTAACTTGAAAATTGTTAAAAAGTAA
- a CDS encoding enoyl-CoA hydratase/isomerase family protein: MTYKNILSTHQNSITTITINRPKKLNALNRETIQELHNALEIAELDKRTKVIIITGSGEKAFVAGADISEFADFDVTEGTKLAAKGQALLFDFIENLSKPVIAAINGFALGGGLELALACHFRLASDNAKMGLPEVSLGVIPGYGGTQRLPQLIGKGRAMELIMSASMIDATTAEEYGLVNHVVYQEELIPLCQKIAAKILRNSSVAISSAIKAINANFNDGINGFEIEIKEFGNCFGTADFEEGTTAFLEKRKANFPGE; this comes from the coding sequence ATGACATATAAAAATATTTTATCAACACATCAGAACAGTATTACAACCATAACTATTAATCGTCCCAAAAAATTAAATGCTTTGAATCGGGAGACGATTCAAGAGTTGCATAATGCATTAGAAATTGCTGAATTAGACAAAAGAACTAAAGTAATAATTATTACGGGTAGTGGTGAAAAAGCTTTTGTTGCAGGCGCAGATATTAGTGAGTTTGCCGATTTTGATGTTACTGAAGGCACAAAATTAGCAGCAAAAGGTCAAGCATTATTATTTGATTTTATTGAAAATTTATCTAAACCAGTCATTGCAGCAATTAATGGTTTTGCATTAGGAGGTGGATTGGAATTAGCTTTAGCATGCCATTTTAGATTAGCAAGCGATAATGCAAAAATGGGCTTGCCAGAAGTGTCCTTAGGGGTGATACCAGGTTATGGTGGAACACAACGTTTACCACAGTTAATAGGAAAAGGGCGTGCTATGGAGTTAATTATGTCTGCAAGTATGATAGATGCTACAACTGCTGAAGAATATGGTTTGGTAAATCATGTTGTTTATCAAGAAGAATTAATACCACTCTGCCAAAAAATAGCTGCCAAAATTTTACGAAATTCATCCGTAGCAATTAGCTCAGCTATTAAGGCTATTAATGCCAATTTTAATGATGGTATAAACGGTTTTGAAATTGAAATTAAGGAATTTGGAAACTGCTTTGGTACAGCCGATTTTGAAGAGGGTACTACGGCTTTTTTAGAAAAGCGAAAGGCCAATTTTCCTGGGGAATAA
- a CDS encoding sensor histidine kinase — protein sequence MKLKKLSLRTRIFIAMILLVLVASILIVFVAIQHYTEETQDYHKERLERKEYAIQRHLHNVLKETSYPVTTEKIPLIFKDEIYRIADVHSLRINLYDLEGTLLISSKASFSNENSLKCLSAEVLNGVSNQAAHRVIEISQENGETFQSSYSYITDQKFKPLAILNLPYLENEEFFSRELDEFLERISYTYLFVLLVAISIAFILSKYITKSLKTISDKMNMTRLEMRNEKINIDDTSEEISTLVSSYNSMIDELEESAVKLARSEREQAWREMAKQVAHEIKNPLTPMRLTVQNFQRKFDHNDADIYKKVDEYSKTLIQQIDTMSSIASAFSNFAKMPAQQNETLNVVKIVRLALEIFNEDYIIFSADEDEIIAKFDRTQLIRVVTNLVKNGIQAISDERSPQILVHVGLIDSEVVITVADNGVGVSEENRVKVFEPKFTTKTSGMGLGLAMVKNIVETYRGTINFTSEIEKGTVFTVTFPKA from the coding sequence TTGAAACTAAAAAAACTCTCTTTACGTACGCGTATTTTTATCGCCATGATTTTATTGGTGCTAGTAGCTTCCATTCTTATTGTTTTTGTTGCCATTCAGCACTATACTGAAGAAACTCAAGATTATCATAAAGAACGGTTAGAGCGTAAAGAATATGCTATTCAGAGACATCTTCATAATGTTTTAAAAGAAACGTCTTATCCTGTAACTACTGAAAAAATTCCTTTAATTTTTAAAGATGAAATTTATAGAATTGCAGACGTACATTCGCTTCGAATCAATTTATATGATTTAGAAGGTACACTATTAATTTCATCAAAAGCAAGTTTTTCTAATGAAAACTCTTTAAAATGCTTAAGTGCAGAAGTATTGAATGGTGTTTCTAATCAAGCTGCTCATCGGGTTATAGAAATAAGTCAAGAAAATGGCGAAACATTTCAATCATCCTATTCTTATATAACAGATCAAAAGTTTAAGCCGTTGGCTATTTTAAATTTACCTTATTTGGAAAACGAGGAGTTTTTTTCTAGAGAGCTGGATGAATTTTTAGAGCGTATTAGTTACACCTATTTGTTTGTTTTACTTGTTGCTATTAGCATAGCATTTATTTTGTCTAAATACATTACAAAATCGCTTAAAACTATCAGTGATAAAATGAATATGACCCGTTTAGAAATGCGGAATGAAAAAATAAATATTGATGATACAAGTGAAGAAATTTCTACCTTAGTAAGTTCGTACAATAGCATGATTGATGAATTAGAGGAAAGTGCGGTGAAATTAGCGAGAAGCGAGCGTGAGCAAGCTTGGCGTGAAATGGCAAAACAAGTAGCACATGAAATAAAAAATCCATTAACCCCCATGCGATTAACAGTTCAAAATTTTCAACGAAAGTTTGATCATAATGATGCAGATATTTATAAAAAAGTGGATGAATATTCTAAAACATTAATCCAGCAAATAGATACTATGAGTTCGATTGCATCTGCATTTTCAAATTTTGCTAAAATGCCAGCGCAACAAAATGAAACTTTAAATGTTGTAAAAATTGTTAGATTAGCATTAGAAATCTTTAATGAAGATTACATTATATTTTCAGCTGATGAGGATGAAATTATTGCTAAATTTGATAGAACCCAGCTTATACGTGTTGTTACTAATTTGGTTAAAAATGGTATACAAGCTATTTCTGATGAGCGTTCACCACAAATTTTGGTACATGTAGGTTTGATAGATAGTGAGGTTGTTATTACAGTAGCTGATAATGGTGTAGGTGTTTCGGAAGAAAATAGAGTGAAGGTTTTTGAACCAAAATTTACCACTAAAACCAGTGGAATGGGACTTGGTTTGGCTATGGTAAAAAATATTGTTGAAACCTACAGAGGTACTATTAATTTTACTTCTGAAATTGAAAAAGGAACTGTTTTTACAGTTACGTTTCCAAAAGCTTAA
- a CDS encoding CopD family protein codes for MEYYNYIKSFHLIFVITWFAGLFYIPRLFVYQIESFHKPLPDKEILGKQLKIMAKRLWYIITWPSAILAIIFGVWLLILSPSWLQQSWMHVKLTFVVLLIIYHLKTHYYYKQLQNDIVKKTSNYMRIWNEGATFILFAVVFLVILKSAINWVWGIVGILVLGISIMLGFKIYKRIREKNPKA; via the coding sequence ATGGAATATTACAACTACATTAAATCATTTCACCTTATTTTTGTAATAACTTGGTTTGCTGGGTTATTTTATATTCCACGTTTATTTGTATACCAAATAGAATCTTTCCACAAACCATTACCAGATAAAGAAATTTTAGGTAAACAATTAAAAATCATGGCAAAGCGCTTGTGGTACATTATTACCTGGCCATCTGCTATTTTAGCAATTATTTTTGGTGTTTGGTTGCTAATTTTATCACCAAGTTGGCTTCAACAATCATGGATGCATGTAAAATTAACATTTGTTGTTTTACTGATTATTTACCATCTAAAAACGCATTACTATTACAAACAACTTCAGAATGATATTGTAAAAAAAACATCCAATTATATGCGTATTTGGAATGAAGGTGCTACGTTTATTTTGTTTGCAGTTGTGTTTTTAGTTATTTTAAAAAGTGCTATCAATTGGGTTTGGGGTATTGTTGGTATTCTTGTTTTGGGGATTTCAATTATGTTAGGGTTCAAAATTTATAAAAGGATTCGCGAAAAAAATCCTAAAGCTTAA
- a CDS encoding MATE family efflux transporter has protein sequence MAKISSQDLGEQPISKLLIKQAVPASIGVLVMSLNILVDTIFVGNWIGSTSIAAINVVLPVTFFIAALGMSIGVGGASIISRALGAENYKKALKTFGNQITLTLLLTVSLVVLGLTYIDSIVDAFGGKGAIFQPAKTYYTIVLYGVPILALCMMGNTVIRAEGKPKFAMYSMMIPSIGNLVLDYIFINILNFGMAGAAWATTLSHCGSLFYILWFFLSKRSELNINFYHFGLNLSIVKEISSLGFVTLARQAVVSITYLFMNNILFDLGGETSVTAYAIVGRMLMFAMFPVLGVTQGFLPIAGFNYGAQNYERVRETINTAIKYAAILATLVFILLMLFPQAITKMFTTDLEVVKQTPSAMRWVFAVTPIIAVQLIGAAYFQAIGKAVPALLLTLTRQGFFFIPLILILPNFYGEFGVWVSFPISDVLATIVTAYFLNKEITKTLSVKKSLIS, from the coding sequence ATGGCAAAAATATCCTCACAAGATTTAGGAGAACAACCCATAAGTAAACTATTAATAAAACAAGCAGTGCCAGCATCTATAGGTGTTTTGGTTATGTCTTTAAATATTCTTGTTGATACCATTTTTGTTGGCAATTGGATTGGATCTACTTCTATAGCCGCCATAAATGTAGTATTGCCAGTAACGTTTTTTATTGCTGCATTAGGGATGTCTATAGGGGTAGGTGGAGCATCTATTATTTCTAGGGCTCTAGGTGCAGAAAATTATAAAAAAGCATTAAAAACATTTGGAAACCAAATAACATTAACATTATTACTAACTGTATCGTTAGTAGTTTTAGGTTTAACATATATTGATAGCATTGTAGATGCATTTGGAGGTAAAGGAGCAATTTTTCAACCTGCTAAAACCTATTATACTATTGTGCTTTATGGCGTGCCAATATTAGCATTATGTATGATGGGAAATACAGTAATACGCGCAGAGGGGAAACCTAAGTTTGCTATGTATTCTATGATGATCCCTTCGATTGGAAACTTAGTGTTAGATTATATTTTTATCAATATTTTAAATTTTGGCATGGCAGGAGCCGCATGGGCAACTACGTTGTCACACTGCGGAAGTTTGTTTTATATTCTTTGGTTTTTTCTTTCAAAAAGGTCGGAGTTAAATATTAATTTTTATCATTTTGGACTTAACTTAAGTATTGTTAAGGAAATAAGCTCCTTGGGTTTTGTTACTTTGGCAAGGCAGGCCGTTGTGAGTATCACTTATCTTTTTATGAACAATATTTTGTTTGATTTGGGTGGTGAAACATCTGTTACCGCTTATGCTATTGTAGGCAGAATGCTTATGTTTGCTATGTTTCCTGTTTTGGGTGTTACCCAAGGGTTTTTGCCTATTGCTGGTTTTAATTATGGTGCTCAAAATTATGAGCGGGTTCGAGAAACTATTAATACAGCTATAAAATATGCTGCAATTTTGGCTACTTTAGTTTTTATTTTATTGATGCTTTTTCCTCAAGCCATTACCAAAATGTTTACAACAGATTTAGAGGTTGTTAAACAAACGCCAAGTGCTATGCGTTGGGTGTTTGCAGTTACTCCAATTATTGCTGTTCAGCTTATTGGAGCGGCTTATTTTCAGGCTATAGGAAAAGCTGTCCCAGCATTATTATTAACATTAACAAGACAAGGCTTTTTCTTTATTCCGCTAATTTTAATTCTTCCTAATTTTTACGGTGAATTTGGAGTTTGGGTATCGTTTCCTATATCAGATGTTTTGGCTACAATTGTTACCGCTTATTTTTTAAATAAAGAAATAACTAAGACTCTATCTGTAAAAAAGAGTTTAATTTCATAA
- the hemH gene encoding ferrochelatase: MKKGILLVNLGSPDSPEPKDVKKYLGEFLMDERVIDIPYAARALLVRGIILKTRPKASAAAYKKIWWEEGSPLIVISKRLQNKIQEKVAYPVALAMRYGSMTIEKGLQELVDQGVEKVLLFPLYPQFAMATTETIMVLAEKLREEHFPNLKIESVPAFYNKPDYIEVLSHAIKKHLKGKNYEYLLFSYHGIPERHIRKSDVTKSHCKIDGSCCVTPSEAHEFCYRHQCLEVTRLVAAQLKLKEGSYSTSFQSRLGFDPWLLPYTDRTIERLGKQGIKNMAIVTPAFVSDCLETLEEIAIEGQEIFHEMGGNDYTTVPCLNDDTEFVELLSKWIANWGISKTELV, from the coding sequence ATGAAAAAAGGAATCTTACTTGTTAATCTTGGTTCTCCTGATAGCCCCGAACCAAAAGATGTAAAAAAGTATTTAGGCGAATTTTTAATGGATGAGCGGGTTATTGATATTCCTTATGCTGCTCGTGCCTTATTGGTTAGAGGCATTATTTTAAAAACACGTCCTAAAGCTTCAGCAGCTGCGTATAAAAAAATATGGTGGGAAGAAGGCTCGCCACTTATTGTAATATCAAAAAGACTTCAAAATAAAATACAAGAAAAAGTAGCATATCCAGTTGCTTTAGCCATGCGTTATGGAAGTATGACAATTGAAAAAGGGTTGCAAGAATTGGTTGATCAAGGAGTGGAAAAGGTGTTGTTGTTTCCTTTGTATCCGCAATTTGCCATGGCAACAACAGAAACAATTATGGTATTGGCAGAAAAACTTCGAGAGGAGCATTTTCCAAATTTAAAAATTGAATCTGTGCCTGCATTTTATAACAAGCCTGATTATATTGAAGTGCTTTCACATGCTATTAAAAAACATTTAAAAGGGAAAAATTACGAGTATTTACTATTTTCATATCACGGCATACCAGAGCGTCATATTCGTAAAAGTGACGTAACAAAATCGCATTGCAAAATAGATGGTAGTTGTTGTGTAACCCCAAGTGAAGCACATGAGTTTTGTTATAGACATCAATGTTTGGAAGTTACTAGATTGGTTGCAGCACAGCTTAAACTTAAAGAAGGTAGCTATTCAACGTCCTTTCAATCACGATTAGGATTTGACCCTTGGTTGTTGCCTTACACAGATAGAACTATTGAGCGTTTAGGGAAACAAGGCATTAAAAACATGGCTATAGTTACGCCTGCGTTTGTTAGTGATTGCTTAGAAACCTTAGAAGAAATTGCCATAGAGGGTCAGGAAATTTTCCATGAAATGGGTGGTAATGATTATACAACGGTTCCGTGTTTAAATGATGATACAGAGTTTGTAGAATTACTATCTAAATGGATTGCCAATTGGGGCATTTCTAAAACGGAGTTGGTATAA
- a CDS encoding helix-turn-helix transcriptional regulator encodes MNHETTKRKNVAQSSFEETKVDDGFLILSYKNESIEIQNVVKEIDSDYIQFHFCVKGSSQFLFNEGHYKLNILEENSLLLYNPQRDLPINLEINPHSWIVSVLISIKKFHGLFSQEAHYISFLSEDNKDKKYYKDGVISPSMAIVLNQLINYNLNHSIKSLYFKGKAYELLSLYFNRSEDADVEQCPFLVDETNVIKIRKAKDIIVSRMAEPPTLQELADEIGLNLKKLKEGFKQIYGDSVFSFLFDYKMEVARKLLEAGNDNVNEVGHKVGYSTASHFIAAFKKKYGTTPKKYIMSLG; translated from the coding sequence ATGAATCATGAAACAACCAAGCGTAAAAATGTCGCTCAAAGTTCTTTTGAGGAAACTAAAGTAGATGATGGGTTTTTAATTCTGTCATATAAAAATGAAAGTATCGAAATTCAAAATGTTGTAAAAGAAATAGATAGCGACTACATTCAATTTCACTTTTGTGTAAAAGGATCTAGCCAATTTTTATTTAATGAAGGACATTATAAATTAAATATTTTAGAAGAAAATTCTTTGTTACTTTATAATCCGCAGCGAGATTTACCAATAAATTTAGAAATAAATCCACATTCTTGGATAGTTTCTGTATTAATTTCTATTAAAAAGTTTCACGGTTTATTCTCGCAAGAAGCACATTATATTTCTTTTTTAAGTGAAGATAATAAGGATAAAAAGTATTATAAGGATGGTGTTATTTCGCCATCCATGGCTATTGTGTTAAATCAATTGATTAATTACAATCTTAATCATTCAATTAAATCACTTTATTTTAAAGGCAAGGCATATGAATTGCTAAGCTTATATTTTAATAGAAGTGAAGATGCTGATGTAGAGCAATGTCCGTTTTTAGTTGATGAAACCAACGTGATAAAAATTAGAAAAGCTAAAGATATTATTGTGTCTCGTATGGCAGAGCCACCAACTTTACAAGAATTAGCAGATGAAATAGGATTGAATCTTAAAAAATTAAAGGAAGGCTTTAAGCAAATTTATGGCGATTCGGTATTTAGTTTTTTGTTTGATTATAAAATGGAGGTTGCCAGAAAATTATTAGAAGCTGGTAACGATAACGTTAATGAAGTAGGGCATAAAGTAGGCTATAGTACAGCCAGTCATTTTATTGCAGCTTTTAAAAAGAAATATGGAACAACGCCTAAAAAGTATATTATGTCTTTGGGGTAG